A stretch of Microcoleus sp. FACHB-68 DNA encodes these proteins:
- a CDS encoding DUF1361 domain-containing protein, with translation MTAQLTNWISVAWQALLANNRWMGWNLFLALVPLALSFWLFHRPRSRVLRWGTLILTGITFFLGIRRYSLTSAVNLLRDIRSIYLGIDPIYLVGALIGTLILMGLDFWLLGWRGARSLLWWVGFLAFIFFLPNAPYVLTDVIHFYEEIRYNYSVWVLTLALIPQYLIFMGIGFEAYVLSLIYLGFYLRRQGWGKFILWAELILHALSAIGIYLGRFQRFNSWHVISQPDQLVMSVMTDLTRTRPLLVTVVTFVVIAVFYWLVKQVSLGIMQRLSNPNNAFPPAADPDSSPARF, from the coding sequence ATGACAGCTCAACTAACCAACTGGATATCTGTGGCGTGGCAAGCACTGCTTGCGAATAACCGCTGGATGGGTTGGAATCTATTTTTAGCTTTAGTGCCACTAGCTTTGAGTTTTTGGCTGTTCCACCGGCCTCGATCTCGCGTGTTGCGCTGGGGAACTCTCATCCTCACCGGCATTACTTTTTTCCTAGGTATACGGCGCTACTCTTTAACATCTGCGGTTAATCTTTTACGGGATATCCGGTCGATTTATTTAGGTATAGATCCAATTTATTTAGTTGGGGCACTCATCGGAACGCTCATTTTAATGGGATTAGATTTTTGGCTGCTAGGCTGGCGCGGCGCTCGTTCTCTACTGTGGTGGGTGGGATTTCTAGCTTTCATCTTTTTCTTGCCGAATGCTCCTTATGTGTTGACAGATGTCATTCACTTTTACGAAGAAATCCGCTATAACTATTCGGTTTGGGTGCTAACTTTGGCTTTAATTCCTCAGTATTTAATATTTATGGGAATTGGGTTTGAAGCCTATGTGCTGTCTTTGATTTACTTAGGTTTCTATTTACGCCGGCAGGGTTGGGGCAAATTTATTTTATGGGCTGAATTAATCTTGCACGCTTTGAGCGCTATTGGGATCTATCTCGGTCGCTTTCAACGCTTCAACAGCTGGCACGTCATCTCTCAACCAGATCAGCTAGTGATGAGTGTGATGACAGATTTAACCCGCACCCGCCCGCTGCTCGTAACAGTTGTTACATTTGTGGTTATTGCGGTTTTTTACTGGCTAGTCAAACAAGTGAGTTTGGGAATTATGCAGCGCCTGAGTAATCCGAACAATGCTTTCCCTCCAGCCGCCGATCCTGATTCTTCTCCGGCTCGATTTTAA
- the mrdA gene encoding penicillin-binding protein 2 — protein sequence MARALSFSTRTRIANVTLPRTSRSVVFMLLVTAFLSVCVGRLVQLQFIQGEYNRQRAEQNRIHLVPIASDRGNLLDRNGKLLAANRMSRSVYVWPREQSPQKWRVTAAELGSLLNIPAGDIVKKLEQVGYKSPMPVRISRDITINTFVKLAERFGEFRGIEVRAESNRYYPNGDLGAHVMGYIGEATAEDLKAHPEYPMGMIVGQMGLERKINTKLAGVWGNRLVEVDAAGSELRELGEKPAKPGESVRLTLDLELQKTAEKTLGKRRGAVVVLDVKTGAVLAMASGPTFDPNLFTRKITSADWKRLQGEEKPFLNRALQGYPPGSTFKIVTSIAGMESGKFAPDSTLLSSSSINIGGISFHEHGGGYGVIGFTDALAYSSNTFYYQMGMAAGPEEIAKWGRRVGIAGTTDLNLLGLGEGNHGTLPTPAEKEKLYGEPWYVGDTVTMAIGQGLVLTTPLEMAVMVGAIANGGKRVKPHFLSAQTNTPATKPEPTGMKPGTVEAIRKGLVAVVQKGTGQQLNDGSIPLTGGKTGTAEVPGQEDNSNYVAFGPANDPQIAIAVVVENGGYGAVSAAPIAHEIFKTYFKQKR from the coding sequence ATGGCACGGGCACTTTCTTTTTCTACTCGAACACGCATTGCCAATGTCACCCTGCCCCGAACCAGCCGATCAGTGGTATTTATGTTGCTGGTTACAGCTTTTTTAAGTGTGTGTGTTGGGCGCTTGGTTCAGCTGCAATTTATTCAAGGGGAATACAACCGGCAACGAGCTGAGCAGAATCGCATCCACTTAGTTCCGATTGCTTCCGATCGCGGCAATCTTCTGGATCGCAATGGCAAACTGTTAGCGGCTAATCGGATGTCCCGGTCGGTTTATGTGTGGCCCCGCGAACAATCGCCGCAAAAATGGCGTGTGACGGCGGCTGAGTTGGGTTCTTTGCTAAATATCCCTGCCGGCGATATCGTCAAAAAATTAGAGCAGGTGGGTTATAAGTCTCCTATGCCGGTGCGGATTAGCCGAGATATCACGATCAACACTTTTGTGAAGTTAGCAGAACGTTTTGGTGAATTTCGCGGCATCGAAGTTCGGGCGGAATCTAACCGTTACTACCCCAATGGCGATTTAGGCGCTCATGTGATGGGCTACATTGGGGAAGCCACTGCGGAAGACCTGAAAGCCCATCCAGAGTATCCAATGGGCATGATTGTTGGGCAAATGGGGCTAGAACGTAAGATTAATACGAAACTGGCAGGCGTCTGGGGAAATCGTTTGGTGGAAGTGGATGCTGCCGGTTCTGAACTGCGGGAATTGGGTGAGAAACCTGCTAAACCTGGTGAGTCGGTACGGCTAACACTTGACCTTGAACTACAGAAAACTGCCGAAAAAACTCTTGGGAAGCGGCGAGGCGCGGTTGTCGTTCTCGATGTCAAAACCGGCGCTGTTTTGGCAATGGCGAGTGGGCCGACGTTTGACCCGAATCTTTTCACTCGCAAAATCACCTCTGCGGATTGGAAGCGCCTGCAAGGTGAGGAAAAGCCCTTCCTAAACCGGGCACTTCAAGGCTACCCACCCGGTAGCACGTTTAAAATTGTTACGTCAATCGCCGGCATGGAGTCTGGGAAGTTCGCACCTGACTCGACGCTACTGAGTTCTTCCTCCATTAATATCGGTGGCATTAGTTTTCACGAACATGGCGGCGGTTATGGAGTGATTGGCTTTACGGATGCTTTGGCCTATAGCAGCAATACATTTTACTATCAAATGGGAATGGCCGCCGGCCCGGAGGAGATTGCTAAATGGGGCCGCCGCGTAGGAATTGCCGGCACAACGGATTTAAATTTATTGGGGTTAGGTGAAGGCAATCACGGGACACTACCAACGCCGGCTGAGAAGGAAAAGCTTTATGGTGAACCTTGGTATGTCGGTGATACGGTGACAATGGCCATCGGTCAGGGGTTGGTCTTAACCACACCTTTAGAGATGGCCGTGATGGTTGGGGCAATCGCCAACGGTGGCAAACGTGTTAAACCGCATTTCTTGAGCGCTCAAACCAACACACCCGCCACTAAACCCGAACCCACCGGCATGAAACCTGGAACGGTGGAGGCGATTCGCAAAGGATTGGTTGCAGTGGTTCAGAAAGGAACTGGCCAGCAGCTCAATGATGGTTCTATCCCCCTGACGGGTGGCAAAACCGGCACGGCTGAAGTCCCAGGACAAGAAGATAATTCCAATTATGTTGCCTTTGGGCCGGCTAATGATCCCCAGATTGCAATTGCTGTCGTTGTGGAAAATGGCGGCTATGGTGCTGTTTCTGCTGCCCCAATTGCTCACGAAATATTCAAAACCTATTTCAAGCAAAAGCGTTAG
- a CDS encoding serine/threonine-protein kinase gives MVWEPGHVLQDGKYIIEEKLGEGGFGVTYLASDSSDSFVVIKTLNEKIQNRRNFAKCQQDFLNEALRLAKCAHPHIVGIHELIQEELLWCMVIEYIDGIDLATLVDNEGALPEPEALHYIQQIGDALCAVHRQGFLHRDIKPLNILLRADRDEAVLIDFGLAREFTPNLTQIHTEYISKGFAPIEQYDRRSLRGAYTDVYGLAATLYALLTAEIPEASPTRDRQINRHQNDPLVPPKQLNPEISDRVNAAILEGMALEPENRPQTIPAWFNLLGIELNSKVSSPAQISSVTEPAMFSPQWTSAVGMDYSRLRDFLAAGNWQEADRETAAIMLRVYGREKEGRFSIEDIQKFPCRDLRTIDKLWLDYSNESFSFSVQNKIWKSVEKNYEAFGEIVGWRRGNSWISYSELIFNLTAPEGHLPSWGRRGRLWSSLAKRIEDCGL, from the coding sequence ATGGTTTGGGAACCGGGTCATGTCTTGCAAGACGGTAAGTATATTATTGAAGAAAAGCTAGGAGAAGGAGGCTTTGGGGTTACTTATCTCGCTAGCGATAGTTCTGATAGTTTTGTTGTTATTAAAACATTGAATGAAAAAATTCAAAATCGGCGTAATTTTGCTAAATGTCAGCAGGATTTTTTAAATGAAGCCTTGCGCTTGGCTAAGTGCGCTCACCCTCATATTGTGGGAATTCATGAGTTAATTCAGGAGGAATTATTATGGTGCATGGTAATTGAGTATATTGATGGGATAGATTTAGCAACTTTAGTAGACAACGAGGGAGCTTTACCAGAACCGGAAGCATTGCACTACATTCAGCAAATTGGGGATGCTTTATGCGCGGTTCACCGGCAGGGTTTTTTACACCGAGATATCAAGCCGCTTAATATTTTATTGCGAGCAGATCGAGACGAAGCTGTGTTGATTGATTTTGGCTTGGCTCGTGAATTTACACCTAATTTGACACAAATTCATACAGAATATATCTCGAAAGGTTTTGCTCCGATTGAACAATATGATCGGCGCTCACTTCGGGGTGCTTATACAGATGTCTATGGTTTGGCTGCGACGTTATACGCGCTTTTAACGGCAGAAATTCCTGAAGCTTCTCCAACTAGAGATCGCCAAATTAACCGGCATCAAAACGACCCCCTGGTGCCCCCAAAGCAACTGAATCCGGAAATTAGTGATCGGGTGAATGCGGCGATTCTTGAGGGGATGGCATTAGAACCTGAAAATCGCCCGCAAACGATACCGGCTTGGTTTAATTTATTAGGGATTGAGCTGAATTCTAAGGTTTCTTCACCGGCACAAATTTCAAGTGTTACTGAACCGGCTATGTTTTCTCCCCAATGGACTTCAGCCGTGGGGATGGATTACAGCCGGCTGCGCGATTTCTTAGCGGCGGGAAATTGGCAAGAAGCTGATCGGGAAACGGCGGCTATTATGCTTCGGGTTTATGGTAGAGAAAAAGAAGGCCGGTTTAGTATAGAAGATATTCAAAAGTTTCCCTGCCGGGATTTACGCACCATTGATAAATTGTGGTTGGATTATAGCAACGAAAGCTTCAGTTTTAGCGTACAGAATAAAATTTGGAAAAGTGTTGAAAAAAATTATGAAGCATTTGGGGAAATAGTTGGTTGGCGTAGAGGAAATTCTTGGATTTCTTATTCTGAACTTATTTTCAATTTAACGGCTCCCGAAGGACATCTTCCCAGTTGGGGCCGGCGAGGGCGTTTGTGGTCTTCTTTGGCGAAAAGAATTGAAGACTGTGGTTTATAA
- a CDS encoding calcium-binding protein — translation MATDSLELENNQSEITSEESTSPNRKFRSNNSSPNIRGVNRKNKNGGGNSGNSSNSGGSVVQMSGGSGNMKGDTGKLSGGGGSGGMSGGMSGGGITQPTDGNTDNVSSIDIIKINYLRIEYSAQLTLEFGVDSVEDLTDSQILDYINGPGKFSTIFGIFDVDVYRDCNEDLEGMSDADLTVHFLNHGMMEENRTFSAVVDINYYKEVNADLTGKSNKEALQHLVEHGLEENREFSAFVSLDFYKQTNKDLSGKSTKEALQHLVEYGFDENRQFSAFCDLNYYRQENKDLYGMSAKQALQHLIQYGVEEGRSFSAVFDVKFYLTAHSDLAGMSYKEAVMHFFQYGINEERSFSSLIDVNGYKATNAEVLIKFFGVASLEEISYAQVVEFMAGAGLQAGISPSDKVDIGYFISEPPAEGLAGGEGNDLAGGEGNDMAGGEGNDMAGGEGNDMVDGGTGNDSVNGGQGNDSVNGGEPNDTMNGGEGSDTINGGEGTDSVVGGGSGGGAPVFVPPTGTPGGTPGGEPGGEPGGEPGGEPGGEPGPGGSPVFNIDFVIKTHLTLLQAQFPAIDFSGTLTAAQIAEVQAFVDAESLDPAPFVESATITIKLESAEVIAKLVEAGYTSAQIEAFTQEQATNALIEVGESPTTLFSFEFVLAKNPELETQFTKIDGSVDYKALFEYCTVGEGATMGLELSAFFDVKAAKVINLKELSEYATEEFGITTAEVQDSATFTNDLLIQYAVNEAAPVINIEYGLSKYTLTIAKFFATELALDDTQIEALSPEELVVKIKAAITAQTIDVKDIEACMLQLASDKTFGLSEIDFKGMLQDADIKVKLKLHFFGSETVDDAELEKIGETKIKEFIGKEAFKLKLDIKDYVDTDFYTAKFKVQIKNAFGLTDDAAIATLDANKIARFFLGDGGEYIDTKFYRMKYGAEQTADGKLVKDLNDFEIKLHAHGEGWAPGVKKLSAFNVKGYAAVEANRTALLEAYGVTTIEEVSQGQIVAFMKGQGLKKGLKLDTFLDQEIVTEIKTTEQAAIANFFKIDVTEVASLSANLVFEYKYGGLGEYVDSSYVRYMAQQESLTTAAGEVVATLSEAKLLEYVYSEKSQEVGFTVSSLSAFDYEAFIAVQANADALKVEYGVKDVAELDVKQIREFMLNGATELGLSLEGSVDTGYIRETFAAAIASTLEGVTAEQVATDTLAVTDLEILNWVSTEQSSIDTEFVSYQLEKWIAAGTLTVAEVAAFIPNADPATFTIESLTEKQLIDLSFNADFKISLTTKGVLAEGEEVKLSGIDTEGFAAEFSAQLSAFYVDVLAGADVSTLSQQQVLEYMAEAMAQEGIDVSTFVTDISYIRTEHAAEIAKHFDVTVDVVQDATQFSDKLVLDWKLGGALSKYIDKEYLETAKAITGDADWKVLKLAYEQGLKAADVSEFDVAGYSKKFLQQLADELEVPYGQLKKLDKWEIDQITEFGLSDEGLALPSTDGSTVSAFIKADYLRQNKAEDIASNYNAENATLDDAETQEFLTTEAQQQGLETSATMDKEWYRATYAADLEAGKTEIDADASGAIEDDELTNYMKTTGLEDGNSPSKAVNLEEYRQTYSQDLLTQYSATSIEEVSYQETLEYSLTIGLEKGYKTSSLLQDFEAYKTANSGSLVKEFNVTSVTEITTSMTYEFMIGQGQEMGINPYQA, via the coding sequence CAATCAGTCAGAAATCACCAGCGAAGAATCGACATCTCCCAACAGAAAGTTCCGCAGCAACAATAGCAGCCCCAACATTCGTGGTGTTAATCGCAAGAACAAAAATGGCGGCGGCAACAGCGGCAACAGCAGCAATAGTGGCGGCAGCGTAGTCCAAATGTCTGGTGGCAGCGGCAATATGAAAGGCGACACCGGCAAACTGTCCGGTGGCGGTGGTAGCGGCGGCATGAGCGGCGGCATGAGCGGCGGCGGAATAACTCAGCCCACTGATGGCAATACAGACAATGTCAGTTCCATCGATATCATCAAAATCAACTACCTTCGCATTGAATACTCCGCCCAATTAACTTTGGAATTCGGGGTAGACAGCGTGGAAGACCTCACTGACAGCCAAATCCTCGATTACATTAATGGCCCAGGCAAATTTTCTACAATATTCGGCATTTTTGATGTAGACGTCTATCGTGATTGCAACGAAGACTTAGAGGGCATGAGCGATGCAGACTTAACGGTTCACTTCCTCAATCACGGGATGATGGAAGAAAATCGCACATTCTCGGCAGTGGTAGACATTAACTACTACAAGGAAGTTAACGCAGATTTAACCGGCAAGAGCAACAAAGAAGCTCTGCAACACCTGGTCGAACACGGACTTGAAGAAAATCGTGAGTTCTCCGCATTCGTCAGCCTTGATTTCTACAAGCAAACCAACAAAGACCTAAGCGGTAAGAGCACCAAAGAAGCACTGCAACACCTAGTCGAATATGGATTCGATGAGAACCGCCAGTTCTCTGCTTTCTGCGACCTCAATTACTACCGGCAAGAAAACAAAGATTTGTACGGGATGAGTGCTAAGCAAGCACTGCAACACCTGATTCAATACGGCGTTGAAGAAGGGCGTTCCTTCTCGGCAGTCTTTGATGTCAAATTCTACCTGACAGCTCACTCAGACCTAGCCGGGATGAGCTACAAGGAAGCAGTGATGCACTTCTTCCAGTACGGCATTAACGAAGAGCGTTCCTTCTCCTCACTCATCGATGTTAACGGCTACAAAGCCACCAACGCTGAAGTCCTGATCAAATTCTTTGGTGTGGCATCACTCGAAGAAATCAGCTACGCGCAAGTTGTCGAATTCATGGCCGGCGCTGGTTTGCAGGCAGGCATCAGCCCCTCCGATAAAGTTGACATCGGCTACTTTATCAGCGAACCCCCCGCTGAAGGTCTCGCCGGCGGCGAAGGCAACGACTTGGCCGGCGGCGAAGGCAACGACATGGCCGGCGGCGAAGGCAACGACATGGCCGGCGGCGAAGGCAACGACATGGTTGATGGTGGCACCGGCAATGACAGCGTGAACGGCGGCCAAGGCAATGACAGCGTGAACGGCGGTGAACCCAACGACACCATGAACGGCGGCGAAGGCTCCGACACCATCAACGGCGGCGAAGGCACCGATTCAGTTGTTGGCGGCGGCTCAGGCGGCGGTGCTCCCGTTTTCGTCCCGCCAACCGGCACTCCAGGCGGCACTCCAGGCGGCGAACCCGGCGGCGAACCCGGCGGCGAACCCGGCGGCGAACCCGGCGGCGAACCCGGCCCCGGAGGAAGCCCGGTGTTCAACATCGACTTCGTTATCAAGACCCATCTCACGCTACTGCAAGCTCAGTTCCCCGCCATTGACTTCTCGGGCACCCTGACTGCAGCACAAATTGCAGAAGTCCAAGCTTTCGTAGATGCGGAAAGTTTAGACCCAGCGCCTTTCGTAGAAAGCGCCACCATTACCATCAAGCTTGAAAGTGCTGAAGTTATTGCCAAACTCGTAGAAGCCGGTTACACCAGCGCCCAGATCGAAGCCTTCACCCAAGAGCAAGCCACCAACGCGCTGATCGAAGTCGGCGAAAGTCCAACCACGCTATTTAGCTTTGAGTTCGTCTTAGCCAAGAACCCCGAACTCGAAACCCAATTCACCAAAATCGATGGTTCAGTAGACTACAAAGCTTTGTTTGAATACTGCACCGTTGGCGAAGGCGCAACAATGGGATTGGAACTGTCGGCCTTCTTTGATGTCAAAGCAGCCAAGGTGATAAACCTCAAGGAGTTGTCCGAGTACGCCACCGAAGAGTTTGGCATCACAACAGCAGAGGTTCAAGACAGCGCCACCTTCACAAACGACCTACTTATTCAATATGCGGTGAACGAGGCTGCTCCCGTCATCAATATTGAGTATGGTCTGTCTAAATACACCCTCACAATCGCCAAGTTCTTTGCAACAGAACTGGCTCTAGACGACACCCAGATCGAAGCCCTCAGCCCTGAGGAACTCGTTGTCAAGATCAAAGCGGCCATCACAGCGCAAACCATTGATGTGAAAGACATCGAGGCTTGTATGCTGCAACTGGCCTCAGACAAAACATTTGGCTTGAGCGAGATCGACTTCAAGGGCATGCTCCAAGATGCAGATATCAAAGTCAAATTGAAATTGCACTTCTTTGGCAGCGAGACCGTTGATGACGCAGAACTCGAAAAGATTGGCGAGACGAAAATCAAAGAATTTATTGGCAAAGAAGCCTTTAAACTCAAGCTCGACATCAAGGACTACGTCGATACCGACTTCTACACCGCCAAGTTCAAAGTTCAAATTAAAAACGCCTTCGGCTTGACCGACGACGCAGCCATTGCAACCCTCGATGCGAACAAGATCGCCCGCTTCTTCTTGGGTGACGGTGGCGAATACATCGACACCAAGTTCTATCGCATGAAATATGGTGCGGAACAAACTGCCGACGGCAAACTGGTCAAAGACCTCAATGACTTTGAAATCAAACTGCACGCACACGGCGAAGGATGGGCACCAGGTGTTAAGAAGTTGTCTGCCTTCAACGTCAAAGGATACGCTGCTGTCGAAGCCAACAGGACTGCGCTGTTAGAAGCTTACGGTGTTACCACCATCGAAGAAGTCAGTCAAGGTCAAATCGTCGCCTTCATGAAGGGCCAGGGCTTGAAGAAAGGGCTGAAGCTCGACACCTTCTTGGATCAAGAAATCGTCACCGAGATCAAGACCACCGAGCAAGCTGCAATTGCTAACTTCTTCAAGATTGATGTGACTGAGGTTGCGAGTCTGAGTGCAAATCTGGTCTTCGAGTACAAGTATGGCGGGTTGGGCGAGTATGTTGACAGCAGCTACGTGCGCTACATGGCCCAGCAAGAGAGCCTCACCACCGCAGCCGGTGAAGTAGTCGCGACCTTGAGCGAAGCTAAATTGCTTGAGTATGTGTACAGCGAGAAGTCCCAGGAAGTCGGTTTCACAGTCAGCAGCCTGTCAGCCTTCGATTACGAAGCCTTTATCGCGGTACAGGCAAATGCCGATGCGCTGAAGGTGGAGTACGGGGTCAAAGATGTTGCTGAACTCGATGTTAAGCAAATTCGCGAGTTCATGCTCAACGGCGCTACGGAACTCGGTTTGAGCTTGGAAGGGTCGGTTGATACCGGCTACATTCGCGAAACCTTCGCTGCTGCGATCGCCAGCACTCTCGAAGGCGTAACCGCTGAACAAGTTGCTACCGATACCCTTGCAGTGACAGACCTAGAAATTCTCAACTGGGTTAGCACCGAACAATCCTCTATCGATACTGAGTTCGTCAGCTACCAGCTGGAAAAATGGATCGCTGCCGGCACCTTAACGGTTGCAGAAGTCGCTGCCTTCATTCCCAACGCTGATCCTGCCACCTTCACTATTGAGTCGCTCACTGAGAAGCAACTGATTGATTTGTCCTTCAACGCTGATTTCAAGATCTCGTTAACCACTAAAGGTGTGTTAGCGGAAGGCGAAGAAGTTAAGCTGTCGGGTATTGACACTGAGGGATTTGCTGCTGAATTCAGCGCACAGCTATCAGCATTCTATGTGGATGTGTTAGCCGGCGCAGATGTGAGCACGCTGTCTCAACAGCAGGTTCTCGAATACATGGCCGAAGCGATGGCGCAAGAAGGCATCGATGTCTCCACTTTCGTCACCGATATCAGCTACATCCGCACGGAACACGCAGCCGAGATCGCCAAGCACTTCGATGTTACCGTTGATGTCGTTCAAGACGCTACCCAGTTCAGCGACAAGCTTGTCCTTGACTGGAAGTTGGGCGGCGCACTGTCCAAGTATATCGACAAAGAATACTTGGAGACGGCAAAAGCCATCACGGGTGATGCTGATTGGAAAGTCCTCAAACTCGCTTACGAACAAGGCTTAAAAGCCGCAGACGTGTCAGAATTCGATGTGGCCGGTTACTCCAAGAAATTCCTCCAGCAACTGGCTGACGAGTTGGAAGTCCCCTACGGTCAGCTCAAGAAGCTCGACAAATGGGAGATCGACCAAATCACAGAATTCGGCTTAAGCGATGAAGGACTGGCACTTCCGTCAACCGATGGCTCAACCGTTAGCGCGTTTATCAAGGCTGATTACTTGCGCCAGAACAAGGCTGAGGATATCGCCTCCAACTACAACGCTGAAAACGCCACACTCGACGACGCGGAAACTCAAGAGTTCTTGACCACTGAAGCTCAACAGCAAGGGTTGGAAACGTCGGCGACGATGGATAAAGAGTGGTATCGTGCCACCTACGCAGCCGACTTAGAGGCCGGAAAAACCGAGATTGACGCTGACGCCAGTGGCGCAATTGAAGATGACGAACTCACCAACTATATGAAGACAACCGGCTTGGAAGACGGCAACAGCCCATCCAAAGCGGTTAACTTGGAGGAGTACCGTCAGACTTACAGCCAAGACTTGCTCACTCAGTACAGCGCTACCTCCATTGAAGAAGTCAGCTACCAAGAAACCTTGGAATATTCTCTAACTATTGGATTGGAGAAAGGCTACAAAACCTCTTCGCTGCTGCAAGACTTCGAGGCGTATAAAACAGCCAACTCCGGCTCGTTGGTCAAGGAATTCAACGTCACCTCTGTTACGGAGATCACGACCTCAATGACCTATGAATTCATGATTGGCCAAGGTCAAGAAATGGGTATCAACCCTTACCAGGCATAA